A single Cucurbita pepo subsp. pepo cultivar mu-cu-16 unplaced genomic scaffold, ASM280686v2 Cp4.1_scaffold000260, whole genome shotgun sequence DNA region contains:
- the LOC111784690 gene encoding transcription factor MYB61-like: MGRHSCCYKQKLRKGLWSPDEDEKLLNYITKHGHGCWSSVPKLAGLQRCGKSCRLRWINYLRPDLKRGPFSQQEEDLIIELHAVLGNRWSQIAAQLPGRTDNEIKNLWNSCIKKKLRQKGIDPNTHKPVCVSADVDNESENNKVPATSTSYRSNDNSSDEATNNATETTPLPIIANSNSQIYSQTSQDFFRFQNSTTNTPSEMVDYLSFHHLNYAPSRIPNPNPNSLCFNLPPPPIPTKPPVPTWEGTTFTGGNNHFYDASNFSWGGLPDCAKSEKLHPTAIPEDIKWSEFVGNPYMVMGNAAAAVQNQEFQFQTEPMFADNMSRGTAAETGFITEAGWQRQQASSDAVYNKHLHTLTVSFGNTL; encoded by the exons CTATAAACAGAAGCTAAGGAAAGGACTTTGGTCTCCGGATGAAGATGAAAAGCTTCTCAATTATATCACCAAGCATGGCCATGGCTGTTGGAGCTCTGTCCCTAAACTCGCTG GCCTTCAACGCTGTGGAAAGAGCTGCCGCCTCCGATGGATTAATTACCTCAGGCCTGATTTAAAGAGAGGTCCTTTCTCCCAACAGGAGGAGGATTTGATCATTGAGCTCCATGCCGTGCTTGGAAACAG ATGGTCTCAGATTGCTGCTCAGCTCCCAGGAAGAACAGACAATGAAATAAAGAACTTGTGGAATTCGTGCATTAAGAAGAAACTGAGGCAGAAAGGGATTGACCCCAACACCCATAAGCCTGTGTGTGTGTCAGCTGATGTTGACAATGAGAGTGAGAATAATAAGGTCCCGGCCACATCCACCTCTTACAGAAGCAACGATAACAGCTCCGATGAAGCCACCAACAATGCAACGGAGACAACACCTCTCCCAATCATCGCCAATTCCAATTCCCAAATCTACTCCCAAACCTCACAGGACTTTTTCCGATTCCAAAATTCCACAACCAACACACCTTCTGAAATGGTCGATTACCTCTCTTTCCATCACCTCAATTACGCACCCTCTAGAatcccaaatccaaatcccaATTCCCTCTGCTTCAACCTCCCCCCGCCGCCAATCCCGACCAAGCCCCCAGTACCCACCTGGGAGGGAACCACTTTCACCGGCGGAAACAACCACTTCTACGACGCCAGTAACTTCTCCTGGGGGGGGCTACCCGATTGCGCTAAATCAGAGAAACTACATCCAACTGCAATTCCGGAAGACATCAAATGGTCGGAGTTTGTGGGGAATCCATATATGGTCATGGGGAACGCGGCGGCGGCAGTGCAAAATCaagaatttcaatttcaaactgAACCAATGTTTGCAGACAACATGAGTAGGGGTACGGCGGCGGAAACAGGGTTTATAACAGAGGCCGGGTGGCAGAGGCAACAAGCTTCCTCAGATGCTGTATATAACAAACACCTCCATACTCTTACTGTTTCTTTTGGAAATACCCTTtaa